Within the Equus przewalskii isolate Varuska chromosome 1, EquPr2, whole genome shotgun sequence genome, the region CCGGGCCTGCACCCGGGGCCCAGGGAGGGTCTGGGCGGATGAGTGACGCCAGGGCCTGGCTCTAGAAGGAGGCATAGGAGCCAGACCTGCCGGCTTACTCcggggagggctggggctgccctggtCTCGGAGCTGCAGTCTGGGGTCGCGGTGGGTGTTCTCAGGAAGAGGCTGCCGTCCTGGCCGAGGAGGCGTTCGGGTCATGCGTGAAGCGGAGTCCGACCTTTGGTTCTAGGACGCTGAGCGCCTGCGCGGTGCCACGCTCTGTCCTGGGCTCTGCGGCTCCCGCCCGCCCAGTGTGCGCTCTGCCCTCGCCCCCGGGGGTGGGAAGCAAGGGCGCACCGGGGCCAGGCACCTACGCCTGTCCCGAACCCGGCCCGTCCCGGAAAACCGATCCCAAGAACTAAGTCGTGGACCTCTGCGGGCTTGCCTCTGCGCCCACGGCCCTCGCCCGCTCAGAGCCTTTAAGAACGCTTAGCCAAGGCTAGAGCCAGGGGGAACTTaggagtttttcctttttagtttatGCTTGGTGGTTTGGCAAACGGTGGAAAGCTAAGAGACACCGAGTGATAGATGCATATGTATGTGTTAATATCCTTTAATCAATTGTTATTTAATACTAAAGTTACTAACGTGCACGTTTTGCTTCCTCTCAAGACCTGGAGGTCTCTGGGGGCAGGAGATTAAGCCGTTGGTATTTTATATCCTGAAGCTAGTAGTACAGAACCCTAGGAGGCATTCCAAAGGCATTCTGCAGCTGcatcctttatttaaaattgttacgACAGAAAAATGGAGGGAGGGTAATTGAACTCCTCTTTGAAATTGACTAAGCTTTTAGCTCTTTGTTCAAAATGAGGTcaacattttattgtgctttagGCGTATTAAATCTGGATATTGAAGTAGAGATAATTATCCcaatcttaaaaattttaagattggcacttatGGCCAATGTAGTGCAATTTTGTTCATTTAAGAAGATTTATCTACTTATTTCTGGAATGATTTTGAAGATGAATGTGAGAGATAGAACTTAAGGGTTCATTACTCAGAGTGACCTTTATATATGATCTTACCAGTGATGGGTGAGTTACGAAATCAAGGTAATTATGCTCTGGGCTTCTGAAGTTAATATTTCAGTGGCAAACATCCGGCTGAGGAAGTCTTGAGTGTCTGGTCAGCATTTCAgctcttttttccattctttttgatTCAAGTATATGGCTTTTTACCTTATTCTTGACATTGTGTAGGGTATAATTGGAATTTTATCTGTAGAATTGCACCTTTTCTTTTAGGGTGCTTAGTGATATATCCTGCTTTTGCAAAAAGTACCTTGATAGTCTTGATCATGTTAGTGTATGCGACTGCTAAAAACAGGAGAAAGATTAAAACTGTCACTTGAGCAGGTTTAAACACAGGCTTGCTGCTTTAAACAATCTTTCTAATGGATGTGTTATGTGACCACATTTTAGCTCATgtcttaaaaaattttctttgaattatctTCATAAACATATCATAAAGCATTACAAATTCAGTCAAATaacatatttgttgaaatagTTGGGTATAACTCTGGCACACACTGGTGCTCCTTAGAAGTGTTACATAAAGAGAACATACTTCTGGGTTTTGTTCGGAAGAGTAGATAAGTTGACCTCTGAATCTGAGGATTAATTTGATTGGAAGAAGCTAAATATTTACATTGGTGAATATACAGATATTTCCAATGTTTTAAGAGCtaagaaagctgagaaagtcTTACTGCAGGAGTCCTTTCccttgtaaataatgttttaatatagTAACTAATATTTAGGGAAATTAATACTGCCCTCGGTACTGTGGAAATGCTTTCCATATAGTATCTCATTAATAACTTATACCTACCCTTTGAGTTAGTGACATGTGGTCAAATcagtttttcctctcattttaggATCTGTCATACCTATTGATCGAATTACTATGGAAGATTAtatcaaaatagagaaaattggaGAAGGTGAGTGATTGTAAtaatataaaagttttaaagaatgaCTTGATGCTATAATGTCTGTGACAtgaaaacatgtatttattaaaatcCAACCTTTAAGTTATCTTACAGTACTAATGTGCATTTGTATATATGTTCTTACATAATAACTTAAacacaaaaatgttcacatttcAGGAGAGTTGAAATTGTTCTGATATGACTCCCTGACAGCTTCCCCCCCAATAATCTTACATTCTTCTAATACTAAATACTCAAAACATtgtttgtattttgaaaacattattgaTCTCTTGTGTATGTGCTGTCGGGGAGAGGTTGGGTGGTAGAATTATGTTAAGTTTCATAATATACTTTTAGTCGCCTACAATTATTTTAAGATGATAAATACTTTTACCTAAACTTTCTAAATTGGTTACAATGACTATTaaactaatttaaataatttttttatttagttacCAGTGTTTAAATGACCTGTCTTGTGTACAAGTTTAAGCTATTCTAAAACCAATAACTCTTGTATATAATCATTCATTCCCTTTCTGTAGTactttaagtttttaaagaatgtttataTGGCATAAATGAAGGGTAAAAATAtccctttgcctgtttttttttttccaacagaaTATCTAAGTTTCTATATAGAAGTCTTGATATTAACATTCTAAATTCTCCAGGAACAAATGATACAACTTATACAGAATAATTTGCTGTTAGAGGCCAAGTGTACTCCAAAAACCCTACTTAACAAGAAATACTACTAAAAAGCTAGGGGAGGAATTCTGGAAGGAATTTAGTAACATAGTAATGACAAGTTTGGCTGGTGGTTGGGTGgggatatattcttttttttaacttacaaatatttcatcttttgaaaaataaatttactttattaCACCCAGTCAACTAACCTAATTTTGctactaatttaaaaatacatttgatttGCATGTCTAATGTCTTCTGCTTTGAAGTTTTTCTTAAATGCTCAGAGAATTTAATGTATTGATTTGAGTTTGGAACGAGAAGAGGCATTCTTAAAgtgtaaatgtatttttctttaaaacgcTGGAACTCCAAATGTATACAGGAGGCTACAGATTGGACTTTTGAGAAAAGTACTTTAATTGCTACTATAAATTTGTTAGTGTCATCAaatcgattctgactcctagtaaCCCTGTGTACAacgagcggaaccctgcccgccTTTATGCGCCATCTTCTCACCTTATGGTGCTACATTAGACACtgctctgctgctatttataGGGTCTTCCTGGTCActtttttcagaagtaggtggccaggtccttcttcctagtctggtCTTggtttggaagctctgctgaaccCTCTCCACCATGGttgaccctactggtatttgaaatactggtggcatagctttcagcaacacgcagccaccacagtatgacaatccaCAGAcagtggtatggttccctgacttcaaaacgaACCCCGGCTGTCTCGGTGACAGTGCAGAATCTTGGCCACTAGGACTGGCTGCTACTGCAAATGGAAGCAGTTGAAAGTATTATTTCAAATGTAGTGTATTACATACATAGAGTGGAGTGAGATGATCCCCATTCTTCTCTGTTTCTACCAATGGGACAGCCATAAATCTTTGAACTTCCCTGGAtctcagtttctgtttctgtaaacGGGCATAATTGTCCTTACTAAAAGGTTTTATTATacaatgagataatgtatggaaAGCGTTTCCTTGAGTGCTTTAACTCAGAAAACCATCAAATGTTAACTATGTGTTGTTAGTACTATGACCACTGTTTCCACGACTATCAACATTGTAGCCCCCTTGCGAGCCTCATCGAATTCCACTGGACTctttaatttggatttctttgATGTCCTCGCGTATGCCCTGTTCTTTGACCTCTGGGTCTTTGGCAGTGGCTGTTCTCTCACCCTGGAAGCCACCCTCTATTGGCTCCACTTCTCATCTCCTTGCTGTAGTCCAAGGGCATTTTGTAGTTCCCTTTTCATTATCCTTGATAtcctttttctttgctgcattgtaagctccatgaaggttGGGATTTTGTCTTGTTCACAACTGTGTGACCAGTGCTTGGCAATAATGTCCAGCACATAAAAGATACTCAAATTTTTAATGACAGCATTatctgttttatgtgtgtttttatgaaatctgttgtttcttctttttctgccttgtgTTGTCTATTCTGGTGCCTTGCTGTTTTGGATTATGTGCTGgacattgtttttgaaaaaaataacttgtaGAAATAATTTAAGGCCTAGAGGATATCTTCTACACACTATTTTCTTTAGCTTCTGCCAGGTACCTGGTCACATTCTAAcattaaaatactgattttaaaagttatagaTATTCCCtcaactttatttatttctttatttattttccctttttctccccaaagccccccagtacatagttgtatatattttagttgtgggtccttctagttgtggtacttgggatgctgcttcagcagggcctgatgagcagtgccatgtctgcgcccaggattcgaactgctgaaaccctgggccgccgaagtggagcacgtgaacttaaccactcggccacggggccagcccctccctcaacTTTCATTTTGAACATTTCCAAAGCTTCAAAGAAgttgaaagatttatacaatgaattTGTAATACCTTTACTGAGATGTTAGTGTTTTGTTACACTCACTTTAttatctgagtgtgtgtgtgtgtattagcattttgtttttcttttcgcCCATTTAAAGTAAGTCGTGGAGATGTGCTTCTGAATACTTCAGTCTATACTGTCTTCTGAAGATCTAGCCAAGGTCATGCATTTCATTCGATGGTTAATTTCTCCTTAATCCCTTCTAGTTTAGAATAGTCCCCTTGACATTGACTTTTTGGACAGCCGAATTCATTTCTTAAATACATCCAGACTTTTCTTATTTCAGTTATTACAGAAttgttctctgctttcttctgaaTTACAAAAATCTGAGTGTTGTCACATTAGTGTTTGAATTccttcttattttaagaaaatgtctttgGACCATAGAGAGTAGCTATATCCATGATGTGGAACTTGACTTGGCATTTAGTAGGcattctataaacatttgttgattaaAGGTTTTCTGCTTACCATTTAGTTTCTGTAACCTGACCATatctaacattttcattttataatgtttAGTCCATTTCAGAGCAAATACTATGTGTCTCATAAAGAATTTTTGAGGCTTAACCAGTGGAATCGTTGTGCTTTGTTTAACTAGAGCTCTGTCCCAGGAGTTCAATCAGAAATGATAATGGTTCAAAAAGAGTCAGAGAGGAGAGCCATAGAGCACTTGTAATGTCTAAAattcagttcaataaatattgagtgtTGGCTAAGTGTTAATCAATTGTTTGAGCAAATTTTAGGACCAGATGAGTTTGCACACTTGGAGAGGTAAgataccaggaaaaaaaaagttagctcTGAATGAGGCTGCCCTGTGGCCCAATGATTAAAGTTTCACGCGCTCTGtatcagcagcctgggtttgctggttcacatcctgggcatggagctacttggctcatcagccatgctgtggaggcatcccacatacaaagtagaggaagattggcagagatgttagctcagggtgaatcttcctcacacacacacaaattctaaATTTACTATTAACTGCTTATTTGATTATATCATGCAAATATCTAATCTTCCTGAGTCTGCTTTAATCGTGTGCCAGATGACTGTGTTACTGACTTACCTATTTTGTGTTTAACGCAAGTATAGTTTACATCTGAAAAGTGTACAGATTTTAGGTGTACAGAAGATTACCTACTTTTAAggatggttgtgaagattaaataaaatcagttctcctttaatctggaataaTTTTGGTTATCCAAAAGTCACAGCCAATCCAaatttaatcaatataaaatggATTTTATGTCAAATTATGTCTTTAAAATGACACTAGTATTTAGGAAGACATAGACGGTTGTAtagaatttctctttaaaaaaaattagaacaaagtTTATATAACATCAGTTTGCCACTAACCAAACCGTCCTTAATCTAATTAAGCCAGTAGATGATCTGTTACTGGttcttagccttttttttttgaagtattgCTACCTTTAGAGAAACTGATAAAATCTATGAAACTTCTCTCTAGAAAAATGCACTCTCATCACTTTTGAAGTCATACTGGTGTCATAGAAAGATATCAAAGCTATTCAGCAAAATTTTATGTTTGGTTAAGGAGTTCAAGACCTCCCCAAATTGTCTAATCCcagtttaaaaagcatttatctAGGGGATTAAGTGTATCATGTATATGAACTTGTTTTAGCTAACTAGGCCATCTCCCTTACTATTGTCATTTCCATTCCCTGTATCCACCCCTGCAAGATCTCCTATATTGACCCTGTTGCTTGTTCTCTGAAGCCTGTATCTCAGAATCAGTGTTCTCATCAATTTCTGAATAGGTGTGAGGCTTTCCTACTATAGAGTAGATAATGTGAACtttaatagatttcatttttttgctgaggaagatttgccctgagttaacatctgttgcctaatCTTCCGctactttgtatgtgagccgccaccacagcatgggcactgatgagcggtgtaggtccacaccctggaactgaaccctggccgccaaagtggagcatgccgaacttaaccactaggccactggtgCTGGCCCAGAACTTTAATAGATTTAATATatgtctaataaaatattttatctccattttctggATGAGGATTGTTGACTATGTATTTGAAATGCCATAAAACATTCTTATAAAAAATTTTCTGAAGGTGTCACAGTGACACCTTTTAGTAATGTTTCCTGAGCCCAAATCTTTTCACTGTACTTTATGCCTGCCTTATTATTGGGTAGGATATTTGAGAGGAGATAAATTCCAATTTGCAAAGGATccattgtctttaaaaaatgtgctGGGAAATTAGTGGTAATTTAAGTGTTGGGGAAACCTGTGATGActacataaattttatttctaaactaCAGACTCAATAGGTTGTAGCTACGCTCAATGTCTTTGTGGAAGTGATGATGTAGTAAATACAAGTGAGATACTTCCTATCTGGCCACAGCAGACGTTTCTATCATGTGACACTTTATGGGattcagtcatttttttaaatcttgttttagtTTGTGGAGGGTGTCACATGGCAGACATTTACTTTGTCTATTTCAGGTACCTATGGAGTTGTGTATAAGGGTAGACACAAAACTACAGGTCAAGTGGTAGCCATGAAGAAAATCAGACTAGAAAGTGAAGAGGAAGGGGTTCCTAGTACTGCAATTCGggaaatttctttattaaaagaacTGCGTCATCCAAATATAGTCAGGTATGACCATTTTTCCTCATACTATTTCACATGTGAATTTCAATGTGGAAATTTTTACATTTGGTTAATTTCTGGTCTAACTTTCCTGAGCCGAATACAGTTCTACTGTTTTTGTTAATTGATAATGCTGGGCATAGGAAAAGTAGGCTGTTAAAGCAGGAACAGGTAGAGGATCTTGGTGATTATGATTAGGGGTTGGAAAATCAAGGCAAACTGGccaagggagaaaaggaggaccTTTTCACAGAGCTTTGTCACCTCCGACTCTGGGAGCTCTGGTCCTTAAAGACTCCTTAATCAGTCCTAAGACAGGTAGCTAGGGTAGATGAAAAagtcttgtctttctttttaagtgtttggACTGATGTTTTGGGGGGTTATTTTCCTAACATTTCAAGTTAggatttaattgtatttttctgaGGCTGGAGATAGCAACTGTTAAGATCAGAtactactttaaaatttatttctataatttaccTCCATGGCAAGACAAGATCTGTGCAACAAGCAGTCAATCTAGAAATGCTCTTTTGGAATACAAGTGGTTTGACAGTTAGCACCTTCTGTATAATATGACTTAATTTTCATTTGCTGCCCTGAGATTCCTTTCTCAAATTCTAGTTTAGTACTAGGATTTTCACTACTAGGGAAGCTATCATCTGTTTTTTCCCAAAACAGTATGTATTTGTTATCAGAAAATTTCTTACAGCCCCACTGTGATAGCCACTGTGAAATTTATGGGAGTAGTTTTATTTGTGAGAGGTCAAAAGCGTttgttagatttttctttttcatataattcttttattcttcagTCTTCAAGATGTGCTTATGCAGGATTCCAGGTTATATCTCATCTTTGAGTTCCTTTCCATGGATCTCAAGAAATACCTGGATTCTATTCCTCCTGGGCAGTTCATGGATTCTTCACTTGTTAAGGTAAGACACTTACGTAACTTTATTAGTATTTATCCACTGTGAATGTAAAGGGTCTACTCTATAGAAGTCCCTATCTTTTCTGGGAATATGCTTGGAAAAAGTATTAGAAAgtagaatgaggaagaaaagaatgtttcattttcctctcacATAGTCTATCGATGAGATTGTTAACAGTTACCCATTTTATGGCTAGATAACACTTCTAGTTGTAAAGTGAAGAGTTGTGCCTGAGATAACGTGAAAGTAGTTAGTATGCATTAATATTGTTGGAAAGTAGGGTATTCTGGTCTTTATTGGCAGGCAGATGTGTGAAACAGTAACGAAAGCCTGGGGCAGGGTGGTAGTAGcaagtggttttattttattctggttttgaatctattttagttaatttattgTAGGCGTTTGTTATACCTCagttaaattataaatgtataattttttaaaaagtgctgaagtatataaagtaaaagtGTCTTATCCTTACACCAACTCTACCAAACCACTCCTCAGAGGTAGCTGTTGTTAGTTTCATTAGTAATCTTAGAGATGCTTATACTTATATGTCAAtgttgtatgtgtatacacatagactgctttacaaaaatgggattatttatgtacataatatgacatatataatatatatgtgtgttatttttcccttttttgggtAAAACATTATTTGACATATGGGTCTGCTtgtctctaaatttttttcttcttttttgctgtgaggaatgaggaagattgtccctgacctaacatctgtgccagtcttcctctgttttgtatgtgggttgctgccacagcatggctgtggacaagtgtaggtctgcacctgggaaccaaacccaggccgccaaggcagagtgcaccaaacttaaccattaggccacagggccagcccctctaaattTTTGATGTAATTGTTTAAACCAGTTTCATACTGATGGACATTGAAGTTGTTTTTCAGCTTGCTGATTCATGCTcttatgaacaatgctgcagtgactATCCTTATATGTATTTATCTTCATATGCAACTTTATAggataagtttttatttcatttcatttcaatttatttattttattgtggtaacgttggtttataacattgaaaTTTtgggtatacatcattatatttagatttctgtatggattacattatgttcaccacccaaagactaccatccatcaccacacatgtgagcctaatcacccctttcaccctcctcccttctcccttcccctctggtaaccactaatccaatctctgtctcgatgtgtttgttgtttttatctcccatttgtgagtgagatcatatggtatttgactttctccctaaacttattttgcttagcataataccctcaaggtcccttATAGGATAAATTCTTACAGCTGGAATTGATAGGTTAAAGATGTTGATTTACGTTTACAATATTGATAGATAGTGCCAGTTGTGCTCTGAAAAATTGTAGCAATTTACTCTTAAACATTGTGGTATGCAGCAGTTAATTTTAGTACATCACTGCCAAAACTTGGTTTTATCAGTCCTtaatattaacataatttaatataataatgATTTAATTAACATAATTTAACATGGAGGTGGAAAAGACGCATTattatcattttgcattttattgaacatgttttcatttttagccaTTTCTAAACAGCCTAAACATATTCTTCACTGATATTTCTGTTAGAATGTTGTCTTTTTTCCCACTGATTTCTAATATTCTCTTACTGGTAACTTATTGATaatattcattattctttctcttttgacttgTTGATGGTGTATAccatgaatgatttttttaatgtatttaacaaTCTTGTATATGACTTTTACACTTTTAGCTTTTATgtcttatttgtgtcttcttatGTCTTCAaagatcatatatatatattagaacaACACACGACAATATTTTTCTAGTAGTTTACTGTCCGctggcgccccccccccccccccccccgcgttGTTTGTCTTAAATTCTGCATGGAGCAAAGGTTTATTTTGGTGTAAGAACTGgggttcttaatttttttccagatggctAGTCATTTCCAaccagttgatttttttttttttaaagattggcacgtgggctaacaattgttgtcaatcttccttttttttttttctgcttcatctccccaaccccgcccccccccccccccatacacagttgtatgtcttagttgcaggtccttctagttgtgggttgttgtgggacgccgcctcaatgtggcctgacgagcggtgccatgtccgcgcccaggatccgaaccctgggccgccgcagcggagcacgcgaacttaaccactcggccatggagccagcccccaacCAGttgattttatgtattattttataatattgaacTTTATAAGTCAATACTGTtactatatatactttatatttctgtaatatcCATGTTGCTTCAAATGTCAGTTACATTGTCTTGGCAACAAATGTGAGACACTTTTCTCTGAACTACTGAACAACACTTTATGATAATTGTATCTATCtaaatatataatcataatatcctctttgtcatttcttttgaaatctgTTAGAGTTGCTATAAGTATATTGAACAAAAGTTTAAGAAACTTTCTATACAGAAAACTAACTTATGACTTAAGAATTAGGgaccaaaaataagtaaaagaagacTAAAATGAGTTCATATGGATATAGATGTGTTCATAAGATCTTTGTCTTAGGTATACAAACATGTTATTGTATATTAATGGGCTTTCTACCTCCAAATGCTTCTTGTTATTCTCAAATAGCCTGAAAGCTTTTTTGgtagttaaattatttttctgcattataATTACCTACATCTTTGGAACAAACCCACGAAGagtacttaaaaattattatttggtATGGTTAACTTTCTAACTTATATTTCTTTCTCCCAGAGTTATTTGTACCAAATCCTACAAGGGATTGTGTTTTGTCACTCTAGAAGAGTTCTACACAGAGACTTAAAACCTCAGAATCTATTGATTGATGACAAAGGAACAATTAAACTGGCTGATTTTGGCCTTGCCAGAGCTTTTGGAATACCTATTAGAGTATATACACATGAGGTATGTAGAATAGTGTTTTTTGGTGCTTTTAAGTATGTGAGATTGCTGGattgttttctatatttgttCCTTAAGTCTAGAAACAAATACTTAATAAAAAAGATCTATACTTTGTGCCTCTCACCTTCAAACTCACCCTTCATTGCATGCTGTGTGAAAATGTAACTggaatctttaaatatttttcctttgtcagctGGTGTGATGTtaagctttgtcagtagagggTGCTGGGGAGGCATTGCAGGAGGAAGGGATTTTTCTTGGTATAGTATCTAGTTATTTCTTACTAGTCAGTCTCTCATTTTTCCAGTCTCCTGTTACAGTTTAAAATCCTTTATAGTAGACTTTCCCCCTTCACATCACTAtatggtttctgtctcctgattggatTCTCTGATACACAATCAAATTGGCTATAAGACAAGTTCTGTTTCTTAGTGGGGACTGTTTCAGATATATTTAGAAGCTACTAAATATAATCAAGTTTTATCTGTTACATCGATGACTTggcatttcatttcttatttctagaGGGAAAGAGAATGTTGAATTGTATAGTAAAGGATTATTGGAAAACAGTGTCTTCTGTGGAGTTGTCTACCCTTGAGCCCAAAGACCATCTCCAGATCAAAACTTATAACAGGTCTCATCTGGTTAGATGTCTTGGCTTTTTATCATTTTCCCCATGGCTGTGTAAATAAAGATTATTTGGTTCCTATTGGCTTAAACACTATTGACCTCATTAACAAGTTAGAGGTGATATTTTTGCCATTGTGGTAAATTATATGTATTAAAATAGATTAGTTCTTGACCACTGATAAAGTGTTGATCATTCATGTTTTTAGCATGGAAGCAGTCCGTGTACTTTGTACAGTGTCACCCCAAAATCCATTAtgaatggactttttttttcttttggaaaagtgAAGACTATCTTTACTATTTTGATCCTTGcactttaattatttgaaaagcaaGGAAAGGCTTGGTATGCTTTTGCATATCTGGTCCCCCACTCCAATGAATTGAACttagaagtgaaatatttatcttCCATATAGTATTTCATGTATAGTTAATTGACTTTTAAACAATATTATCAGAGGCAATCATGCAGCCTTCTAACGGACAGTCCTagtgaaatataaatgtttacttttagGTAATTTAATGCACCGCATTTATTCAGTGTAAAAATTTGCTTTGTAACAGGTAGTAACACTCTGGTATAGATCTCCAGAAGTATTGCTGGGGTCGGCTCGCTACTCGACTCCGGTTGACATTTGGAGTATAGGTACCATATTTGCAGAATTAGCAACTAAGAAACCACTTTTCCATGGAGACTCAGAAATCGATCAACTCTTCAGAATtttcaggtatttttattttatgcttaagCTATTAAGAACTTTTaagctaaataataataaaggcaaCATGTATTTAACAAGATTGTATTTAtgctttaataatttttgttttgctgtgaCTTTTTAGAGCTTTGGGCACCCCCAATAATGAAGTGTGGCCAGAAGTGGAATCTTTGC harbors:
- the CDK1 gene encoding cyclin-dependent kinase 1, which codes for MEDYIKIEKIGEGTYGVVYKGRHKTTGQVVAMKKIRLESEEEGVPSTAIREISLLKELRHPNIVSLQDVLMQDSRLYLIFEFLSMDLKKYLDSIPPGQFMDSSLVKSYLYQILQGIVFCHSRRVLHRDLKPQNLLIDDKGTIKLADFGLARAFGIPIRVYTHEVVTLWYRSPEVLLGSARYSTPVDIWSIGTIFAELATKKPLFHGDSEIDQLFRIFRALGTPNNEVWPEVESLQDYKNTFPKWKPGSLASHVKNLDENGLDLLSKMLVYDPAKRISGKMALNHPYFNDLDNQIKKM